From the genome of Halomonas sp. I5-271120, one region includes:
- a CDS encoding DUF4236 domain-containing protein: MAFRFQRRITLAPGIRLNLSKRGLGLSVGPRGASLSVRPSGVHGHAGIPGTGLAYRQKLNTRNRRMPGSSGGAGRSSPAAALEALLSQGESLPLRLEIDAKGGTHYFHGDGTPMRDDEARVLRRHARESLREQLEAHCQRLNEDLDRLGRLHEETPHPHKNGYTTQDFPEAPPPPPALRHPAWWHFLWPPAKRHVEEENRRSQAAFDEAYRDWEWRKSEHDAAEFARHQRESEEVWHDLEAMEQTLRERLEEVDWPRETVIDFDLGSDISTIAVDIDLPGEEEMPDRYWTMTAKQIRLTPRRLSDTRQRELYRDHVHGIAFRMLGAVFARLPAVQEAKVSGYRQITDPATGGERDQYLFSVKVTREQWSRIHFDRLDQVDAVAAMEAFKLRREMTKTGIFRDVEPFRLVWFGRYRNYMLPCYLTLFVRLCSLGHSAAREGRGCPTQLSTSLLASMRHCRRSPRRSVSALPTSTSP, translated from the coding sequence ATGGCCTTTCGCTTTCAACGTCGCATCACGCTCGCCCCGGGCATTCGACTCAACCTGAGCAAGCGGGGCCTCGGGCTCTCGGTGGGCCCGCGCGGTGCCAGCCTCAGCGTGAGGCCGAGCGGCGTGCACGGCCATGCGGGAATTCCCGGCACCGGCCTGGCCTATCGGCAGAAGCTCAACACCCGGAACCGCCGTATGCCTGGATCTAGCGGTGGCGCCGGGCGCTCAAGCCCCGCTGCTGCCCTGGAGGCGCTGCTGTCGCAGGGCGAGTCACTTCCCCTCCGGCTCGAGATCGATGCCAAGGGCGGCACCCACTACTTCCACGGCGACGGCACGCCGATGCGTGATGACGAGGCCCGCGTGCTGCGGCGGCATGCCAGGGAGTCTCTGCGCGAGCAGCTTGAGGCCCACTGCCAACGCCTGAACGAGGATCTCGATCGATTGGGTCGTTTGCACGAGGAAACCCCGCACCCGCACAAGAATGGCTACACCACCCAGGACTTCCCCGAAGCCCCACCACCTCCTCCGGCGCTGCGGCATCCCGCCTGGTGGCACTTTCTGTGGCCGCCAGCCAAGCGCCATGTGGAGGAGGAAAACCGTCGAAGCCAGGCGGCGTTTGATGAGGCCTACCGCGATTGGGAGTGGCGCAAGTCCGAGCATGATGCGGCAGAATTTGCTCGCCACCAGCGCGAGAGCGAGGAGGTTTGGCATGACCTCGAGGCCATGGAGCAGACCCTGCGTGAGCGGTTGGAGGAGGTTGACTGGCCCCGTGAAACCGTCATCGACTTCGACCTCGGCAGCGATATCAGCACCATTGCCGTCGACATCGACCTGCCCGGCGAGGAGGAAATGCCAGACCGCTACTGGACTATGACCGCCAAGCAGATCAGGCTCACGCCCCGCCGGCTCAGCGATACCCGGCAGCGTGAGCTATATCGGGACCACGTTCACGGCATCGCCTTTCGTATGCTGGGCGCGGTTTTCGCCCGCCTGCCCGCCGTGCAGGAGGCGAAGGTCTCTGGCTATCGCCAGATCACCGACCCAGCCACCGGCGGCGAACGCGACCAGTACCTGTTCAGCGTCAAGGTCACTCGCGAGCAGTGGAGCAGGATCCACTTCGACAGGCTGGACCAGGTGGACGCGGTTGCCGCCATGGAGGCCTTCAAACTGCGCCGCGAGATGACCAAGACCGGTATCTTCCGTGATGTCGAGCCGTTCAGGTTGGTGTGGTTCGGCAGATATAGAAACTACATGCTACCATGCTACCTAACACTATTTGTTAGGTTGTGCTCGTTAGGGCACAGCGCCGCCAGGGAGGGCCGCGGGTGCCCAACGCAGCTCAGCACAAGCTTGCTCGCCAGCATGAGGCACTGTCGTCGCTCTCCACGCCGCAGCGTGAGCGCCTTGCCCACATCGACTTCACCCTGA